Proteins encoded by one window of Dioscorea cayenensis subsp. rotundata cultivar TDr96_F1 chromosome 6, TDr96_F1_v2_PseudoChromosome.rev07_lg8_w22 25.fasta, whole genome shotgun sequence:
- the LOC120263549 gene encoding O-fucosyltransferase 7 has translation MRAGICDMVAVARLINATLVVPELDKRSFWQDSSNFSDVFDEEYFIQSLANDVKIVKKLPKEFATATKAVKHFISWSGVEYYQGEIARLWDDYQVIRAAKSDSRLANNNLPADIQKLRCRAFYNSLRFSPRIEALAHLLVERMRSFGPYIALHLRYEKDMLAFSGCTYGLSLAEADELTKIRENTSYWKVKDIDSQEQRVKGYCPLTPKEVGILLSALGYPSNTPIYVAAGEIYGGDSQMADLRSRFPTLISKENLASSEELEPFSHYASQMAALDYIVSVQSDVFIPSYSGNMARAVAGHRRYLGHLKTINPDRKALVHLFNKLDRGSLNEGRKLSETIIELHKRRQGSPRKRKGPISGTRGKERFRSEEAFYENPLPDCLCQEESKFMHRS, from the exons ATGCGAGCTGGG ATATGTGACATGGTGGCTGTTGCTCGTCTTATTAATGCTACCCTTGTTGTTCCAGAACTTGATAAAAGATCATTTTGGCAAGATTCTAG CAATTTCTCAGATGTCTTTGATGAAGAGTATTTTATTCAGTCTTTGGCGAATGATGTAAAAATTGTAAAGAAGTTGCCAAAGGAATTTGCAACTGCTACTAAAGCAGTAAAACATTTTATCAGCTGGTCGGGTGTTGAATACTACCAAGGCGAAATTGCTCGCTTGTGGGATGATTATCAA GTTATTCGTGCTGCTAAATCAGATTCACGTCTTGCCAACAACAATTTGCCTGCTGACATTCAAAAACTTCGTTGTCGAGCTTTTTACAATTCACTTCGATTTTCTCCACGCATTGAGGCATTAGCACAT TTATTGGTTGAGAGGATGAGATCATTCGGTCCATATATTGCTTTACATTTGCGTTATGAGAAGGACATGCTTGCTTTTAGTGGGTGCACCTATGGTTTGTCTCTGGCTGAAGCAGATGAACTAACAAAGATCAG AGAGAATACTTCTTATTGGAAGGTGAAAGATATTGATTCCCAAGAACAGAGAGTGAAGGGATATTGTCCATTGACTCCAAAAGAGGTTGGAATTCTTCTCTCAGCTCTCGGCTATCCATCCAATACTCCAATCTATGTTGCGGCAGGGGAGATATATGGAGGTGACTCTCAGATGGCCGATCTAAGGTCTCGATTTCCTACATTGATCAGCAAG GAAAATTTGGCATCATCGGAAGAGCTCGAACCATTCAGTCACTACGCGTCACAAATGGCAGCTTTAGACTACATTGTATCAGTGCAAAGTGATGTTTTTATTCCCTCGTATTCAGGGAACATGGCAAGGGCTGTTGCTGGTCATCGTAGGTACTTGGGTCATCTGAAAACAATCAACCCTGACAG AAAAGCACTAGTACATTTGTTCAATAAGCTCGACCGAGGCTCACTTAATGAAGGCCGGAAACTGTCTGAAACAATCATAGAACTCCATAAAAGAAG GCAAGGTTCACCGAGAAAGAGAAAAGGACCAATCTCCGGCACAAGAGGCAAAGAGAGGTTCCGATCAGAAGAGGCATTCTACGAAAACCCTTTACCCGATTGTTTATGCCAAGAAGAATCTAAGTTCATGCACCGGTCATAA